TCACCCATAGCTTTCATGCCTGCGGAATTCATCAGCTGCCTCCTCTGACTACACTGACCTTGCCAGTCACGCCGACCACCCTGACCTCCACCGGCGGCAGTGAAGCATTGGGGCTTCTGAGTTGGTATACGCGGCCCGTAGCACCGTTGAGTGTGGCGAAAGGAGCTTGATAGACCAGTTCCCCGTTGCAGTTCAAGGTGCAGCTCAGGGTCACGCCATTTTCCATCACACTTGGCGCAGCAGTGCCGCCGACTGGGCCAACGCTGTATCCGTTGGCCGTCAGGATCAGGCGCATGTTCTGACTCTGACGCTGCGCCGCCGACCGCGCGCCGGACAGGTCACGGGCCAGTCGGTTGGCCTGCTCGGTCAACTGATTGGAGTGAATGGCACGCGTGTAGGTGGCCCAGCCGATGCTCAGCAGGATACCGACCACAGCAATGACCAGCAGCACTTCAATCAGGGTGAACCCCTGCGTGGGCCTGAGGGGTGATCTCACCTGAACTCTCCTGTAGTGGCTTGCCGCGTCTGCACGTCTTCCAGTCGCGTGCGGCTTGAGGCGTCCAGGGTCGTCCAGGTGGGCGACACCGGCCAGTAAGGCGGGGCCAGGCCCTCACGGTAGCGGTTATCGTACGAGAAGTTACGGCCATAGCCGGACTGATTTTCACGGGTCTGAGGATTGAATGTTCCGAAAGGACCGTACCAGTTCTCAATGAGGGCGCCGCGCATGTGAACACTGCCACGCTGC
The sequence above is a segment of the Deinococcus radiophilus genome. Coding sequences within it:
- a CDS encoding pilus assembly FimT family protein, yielding MRSPLRPTQGFTLIEVLLVIAVVGILLSIGWATYTRAIHSNQLTEQANRLARDLSGARSAAQRQSQNMRLILTANGYSVGPVGGTAAPSVMENGVTLSCTLNCNGELVYQAPFATLNGATGRVYQLRSPNASLPPVEVRVVGVTGKVSVVRGGS